A region from the Salicibibacter cibarius genome encodes:
- the pstB gene encoding phosphate ABC transporter ATP-binding protein PstB, with the protein MTEPIFKTENLKVAYGKNQIIHGIDWDIAEGEVTALIGPSGCGKSTFLKTLNLLIRSMSDDVKLSGSITFSGKNILNDKIDAIDLRKQIGMVFQQPNPFPKSIFENVAYGPRVHGIKKKRQLQEIVEQTLTEAYLWDEVKDRLDDSALALSGGQQQRLCIARALATKPDVLLMDEPTSALDPISTLGIEDLIRKLDGQYSVILVTHQMEQAARVSDTTAFLYMGELIETNKTSQLFSNPSEKQTEDYITGKFG; encoded by the coding sequence TTGACTGAGCCCATTTTTAAAACGGAAAACCTTAAAGTTGCTTACGGAAAAAACCAAATCATTCACGGCATTGACTGGGATATTGCCGAAGGGGAGGTGACCGCGCTCATCGGTCCATCCGGGTGTGGGAAATCCACCTTTTTAAAAACGCTCAACCTCCTAATTCGTTCCATGTCTGACGATGTGAAGTTAAGTGGGTCCATTACTTTTTCCGGAAAGAATATTCTCAATGATAAAATCGACGCGATTGACTTGCGAAAACAAATTGGCATGGTCTTTCAACAACCTAATCCTTTTCCTAAGAGTATTTTCGAAAATGTGGCCTATGGCCCGCGTGTTCATGGAATTAAAAAGAAACGACAATTGCAAGAGATCGTCGAACAAACATTGACCGAAGCGTATTTATGGGATGAAGTGAAGGATCGTCTTGATGATTCTGCCCTTGCCCTCTCCGGCGGCCAGCAACAGCGGCTGTGCATCGCCCGTGCCCTTGCCACCAAACCGGATGTACTGTTGATGGACGAACCAACGTCTGCCCTTGACCCTATCTCCACACTAGGGATTGAAGATTTGATAAGGAAACTGGATGGTCAATACAGCGTGATCCTGGTAACCCATCAGATGGAACAAGCAGCTCGGGTGTCCGATACAACGGCCTTTCTATACATGGGTGAATTAATTGAGACGAATAAAACGAGCCAGTTGTTTTCTAATCCTTCTGAAAAGCAAACGGAAGACTATATCACTGGAAAATTCGGATAA
- the pstB gene encoding phosphate ABC transporter ATP-binding protein PstB, which produces MGLVTVAQPETIETALDVRGINIFYGAKQAIHDIDLTIKKHEVTALIGPSGCGKSTFLRSINRMNDDVPGFRAEGLIQYDDINLLADNIDTVALRKEIGMVFQNPNPFPRSIAKNITQPLKEHGIRSKRKQAGKVETYLKQVGLWKEVYDRLDTSAYSLSGGQQQRLCIARSLCIQPEVMLLDEPASALDPIATAKIEDLLLQLKEHYTIIIVTHNLQQAARVADSTAFFYQGEVVEHTKTEQFFSNPKEKRSEDYISGRFG; this is translated from the coding sequence ATAGGTTTGGTTACAGTCGCTCAGCCTGAAACGATAGAAACGGCGCTCGACGTTCGAGGAATCAATATTTTTTACGGAGCCAAGCAAGCCATTCATGATATAGATTTAACGATAAAAAAACATGAAGTAACTGCGTTAATCGGACCGTCGGGTTGCGGAAAATCAACGTTTTTGCGTTCGATTAACCGGATGAACGATGATGTCCCCGGGTTTCGTGCCGAAGGCCTCATTCAATACGATGACATCAATTTGTTGGCTGACAATATTGATACGGTTGCCTTACGAAAAGAAATCGGCATGGTCTTTCAAAATCCAAACCCATTTCCGAGATCAATCGCAAAAAACATCACGCAACCATTGAAAGAGCACGGGATTAGATCTAAACGGAAACAGGCGGGGAAAGTAGAAACGTATCTTAAACAGGTGGGGCTTTGGAAAGAAGTATACGATCGGCTCGATACATCCGCCTATTCCCTTTCCGGCGGTCAGCAGCAACGTCTGTGCATCGCGCGGTCGTTATGCATCCAACCGGAAGTGATGTTGCTGGACGAGCCGGCTTCTGCCCTGGATCCGATCGCGACAGCGAAAATCGAAGATCTGCTCTTGCAATTAAAGGAACACTACACGATTATCATCGTCACTCACAATCTCCAACAGGCAGCACGAGTGGCAGATTCGACCGCATTTTTTTATCAAGGGGAAGTCGTTGAGCATACAAAGACGGAGCAGTTTTTTTCAAACCCGAAAGAAAAACGCAGCGAAGACTATATATCCGGACGTTTTGGGTGA
- the pstA gene encoding phosphate ABC transporter permease PstA, whose amino-acid sequence MNRKQTDKFATTIFTLFAAIIVLVLAALLGYVLYLGIQQVTWDFLTSKSSNFRAGGGIQDQLFNSFYILLWTMIFTVPLGLAGGIYMAEYAKGNKLTAVIRVCIETLASLPSIVLGMFGLLVFVNTFNIGYSVLSGALTLTIFNLPIMIRTCENAIRSVPLQQKEAGLALGYTHWRTTTTVLLPSAFPSILTGIILSCGLVFGEAAALLYSAGMTTPNLDFGNWNPFSGTSPLNIMRPAETLSVHVWKVNSEGIIPDIRDVADGGAAVLVTTILIFNISARMLGSWIHRKLTSK is encoded by the coding sequence ATGAATCGAAAACAAACCGATAAATTCGCGACAACCATTTTTACACTTTTTGCCGCTATAATTGTGCTCGTCCTTGCTGCTCTGCTTGGCTATGTGCTTTATCTAGGCATTCAACAAGTAACTTGGGATTTTCTCACGAGTAAATCGAGCAATTTCAGAGCAGGGGGCGGCATTCAGGATCAATTATTTAATTCCTTTTATATTCTGTTATGGACAATGATATTTACGGTGCCGCTCGGTCTTGCCGGGGGGATCTATATGGCGGAATATGCCAAAGGCAATAAACTTACGGCAGTCATACGTGTTTGTATTGAGACACTTGCTTCCTTGCCCTCCATTGTCCTAGGCATGTTCGGGTTGCTCGTTTTCGTCAATACGTTCAACATTGGATATTCCGTATTGTCGGGGGCATTAACGCTCACCATTTTTAATTTACCGATTATGATCAGGACATGTGAAAATGCCATCCGTTCCGTACCGCTGCAACAAAAAGAAGCGGGACTGGCGCTTGGATACACCCATTGGCGTACAACCACGACCGTTTTATTGCCGAGCGCTTTTCCATCGATTTTGACCGGGATTATATTATCCTGTGGCCTTGTGTTCGGCGAAGCAGCCGCTTTGCTGTATAGCGCAGGCATGACAACACCGAACCTTGATTTTGGAAATTGGAATCCGTTTTCGGGGACGTCACCTTTAAATATAATGCGTCCTGCGGAAACCCTTTCCGTGCATGTCTGGAAAGTGAACAGCGAGGGCATTATTCCGGACATTCGTGACGTTGCGGACGGTGGGGCAGCCGTGCTTGTCACCACGATCCTGATTTTCAACATTAGCGCCCGCATGCTTGGTTCATGGATTCATAGAAAATTAACCTCAAAATAA
- the pstC gene encoding phosphate ABC transporter permease subunit PstC, whose product MQTNLRASERIVRKSRKLSLKNSERNGKMIVYTAAFLTVVATLAVTIFLTQRGLQSFYISDISPLEFFASTNWDPAGDNPTYGALVFIFGSLAVTLVSAIIVAPLGIGTAIFMTEIAPSWGKRVLQPVIEILVGIPSVIYGYIGLTVLVPFIREQVGGSGYSLMASIVVVSVMILPTVTTLSADALNRLPDGLRSSSYALGATRWQTIRRVLLPAAIPGLLTAVILGMARAIGEALAIQMVIGNTELLPGSLLDPTATMTTIITLNMGHTTFGSAENNVLWTLGLILLAISYLLVMAVRFLGARRKM is encoded by the coding sequence ATGCAGACGAACCTTAGAGCGAGTGAGAGGATCGTTCGCAAGTCAAGAAAATTATCCTTGAAAAATTCGGAACGTAACGGAAAAATGATCGTTTATACCGCTGCTTTTCTAACCGTCGTTGCAACCCTTGCGGTGACAATATTTCTGACACAGCGGGGACTGCAATCATTCTATATTAGCGACATAAGCCCACTGGAGTTTTTTGCCTCAACAAATTGGGATCCGGCAGGTGATAATCCGACCTATGGTGCGCTCGTATTTATTTTCGGTTCATTGGCGGTGACGTTAGTTTCAGCGATCATTGTTGCTCCTCTCGGGATTGGAACGGCTATTTTTATGACAGAAATCGCACCTTCTTGGGGAAAAAGAGTGCTTCAGCCCGTGATCGAAATTCTTGTTGGGATTCCTTCTGTTATTTACGGTTATATCGGTTTAACCGTTCTCGTTCCTTTCATTAGGGAACAAGTCGGGGGGAGCGGCTACAGTTTGATGGCCAGCATCGTTGTTGTTTCCGTCATGATATTGCCAACGGTCACGACCTTATCGGCGGATGCGCTTAATCGTTTGCCCGATGGACTTAGAAGCTCCTCGTATGCGTTGGGGGCCACACGTTGGCAAACGATCCGCCGTGTTTTGCTGCCGGCGGCAATCCCCGGACTTTTAACAGCGGTCATTCTCGGTATGGCGCGTGCGATCGGTGAAGCACTTGCCATTCAAATGGTCATTGGCAATACAGAACTTCTCCCCGGATCGCTCCTTGATCCGACGGCAACGATGACAACAATTATTACGCTCAATATGGGGCATACAACGTTTGGGAGTGCTGAAAACAATGTCCTTTGGACATTAGGACTAATCCTCCTTGCGATATCATACTTGTTGGTTATGGCTGTGCGTTTTTTGGGCGCTAGGAGGAAGATGTGA
- a CDS encoding PstS family phosphate ABC transporter substrate-binding protein produces MELKKQALIMVVAVVMLAVLAACGEDNGEETSEEADSTADDAEASDGESGSITIAGSSAMQPLVGAVAEVYQEENPEASIDVQAGGSGAGLSQVADGQVDIGNSDIFAEEEDEINADELVDHRVAVVGMGPVVHPDAGVEDLTQEELIDVWTGEITNWSELGGEDQEITLVNRPDSSGTRTTFVDFALEGEEPVEGITEDSSNTVRQIVSETPGAIAYLAFSYFDDSISSMSIDGVEPTAENVQTGDFPIWAYQHSYTSGEPEGLEADFLDYMMSDEIQDTLVPEQGYIPVTQMEVERDAEGEETPVE; encoded by the coding sequence ATGGAGTTGAAAAAGCAAGCATTAATAATGGTCGTTGCCGTTGTCATGCTGGCAGTATTAGCTGCTTGTGGCGAAGATAACGGAGAAGAAACTTCAGAAGAAGCTGATAGCACGGCGGACGATGCCGAGGCAAGCGATGGTGAATCAGGCTCGATCACAATTGCGGGTTCCAGCGCGATGCAACCGTTGGTCGGTGCTGTAGCAGAAGTTTATCAGGAAGAAAATCCGGAAGCCAGCATTGACGTGCAGGCCGGAGGATCTGGTGCAGGGTTAAGCCAAGTGGCAGATGGACAAGTGGATATCGGTAACTCTGATATATTTGCTGAGGAAGAAGATGAGATCAATGCAGACGAGCTCGTTGACCATCGTGTAGCGGTTGTCGGTATGGGACCTGTCGTTCATCCTGATGCCGGCGTTGAAGATCTAACTCAGGAAGAATTGATCGATGTGTGGACAGGAGAAATCACCAATTGGTCTGAACTCGGCGGCGAAGATCAGGAAATTACACTTGTGAATCGCCCTGATTCCTCCGGAACACGCACAACGTTTGTTGACTTTGCCCTTGAAGGTGAAGAGCCGGTTGAAGGGATTACGGAAGATTCTTCAAATACCGTAAGACAGATTGTTTCGGAAACACCGGGCGCCATCGCATACTTGGCATTCTCTTATTTTGATGACAGCATCTCGTCCATGAGTATTGATGGTGTTGAACCGACCGCGGAAAATGTGCAAACGGGGGACTTTCCGATTTGGGCTTACCAACACTCTTATACAAGCGGAGAACCTGAAGGCTTAGAAGCAGATTTTCTGGACTATATGATGTCAGACGAGATTCAGGACACCTTAGTTCCGGAACAAGGGTATATTCCCGTGACGCAAATGGAAGTGGAACGGGATGCAGAAGGTGAAGAGACACCGGTAGAATAG
- the tnpA gene encoding IS200/IS605 family transposase yields the protein MTDYKRNRHAYFKLTYHLVVVTKYRHKCINDDVMKRLEEITRDLFSKWNCGIIEMNGEEDHIHILFDAPPQINLATTINSFKTVTASRYIRKEFPHHLSEYYWKPYFWSRSYMVLTTGGATMDVIKKYIEEQGEQDLSA from the coding sequence ATGACCGATTATAAGAGAAATAGACACGCATATTTTAAATTAACGTATCATTTGGTTGTTGTTACAAAATACAGGCATAAATGTATTAATGATGACGTGATGAAACGTTTAGAGGAAATAACGAGAGATTTATTTTCTAAATGGAATTGCGGGATTATCGAGATGAATGGCGAAGAAGACCACATCCATATTCTTTTTGATGCACCACCTCAAATAAATCTAGCAACCACCATTAACAGTTTTAAAACCGTCACTGCTTCTCGATATATTCGCAAAGAATTTCCTCATCATTTGAGTGAATATTATTGGAAACCTTATTTTTGGAGTAGAAGTTATATGGTATTAACAACCGGCGGAGCAACAATGGACGTGATAAAAAAATATATAGAGGAGCAAGGAGAACAGGACCTTAGCGCCTAA
- a CDS encoding SDR family oxidoreductase: MDPREMQIGRTPRQRQDKQPGIESQMQPMPAQPTDYKGTDKLKGKASLITGGDSGIGRAVAILYAKEGADVAISYLDEHDDAEETKKMVEAEGVRCLLLPGDIKSESHCRALVEETVAAFGKINILVNNAAIQYVRDDILDISSEQFEDVFRVNFFSHFYLTKAAVRHMQAGDSIIATSSINAYRGNPIFMDYSATKGAVTSFIRSIAQSLADKGIRANSVAPGPVWTPLIPSSFDEEGVENFGQSGLINRPGQPSEHAWPYVMLAADESSYMTGQAIHINGGDYTSS; this comes from the coding sequence ATGGATCCACGGGAGATGCAGATCGGACGTACACCCCGGCAGCGCCAAGACAAGCAACCGGGCATTGAATCGCAAATGCAGCCAATGCCGGCGCAGCCGACGGATTATAAAGGAACGGATAAGTTGAAAGGGAAGGCATCGTTGATAACCGGCGGTGATAGCGGTATTGGACGCGCGGTAGCCATCCTTTATGCAAAAGAAGGCGCGGATGTGGCAATCTCCTATTTGGACGAGCATGATGATGCTGAAGAAACGAAAAAAATGGTCGAAGCCGAAGGAGTGAGATGCTTGCTCCTTCCCGGGGACATTAAGAGTGAATCCCATTGCCGGGCCCTAGTGGAAGAAACTGTCGCGGCGTTCGGGAAGATCAACATTCTTGTCAACAATGCGGCGATTCAATATGTGCGGGATGATATCCTGGATATTTCTTCGGAGCAATTCGAGGACGTGTTCCGGGTTAACTTCTTTTCCCATTTTTATTTGACAAAAGCCGCTGTCCGTCACATGCAGGCAGGTGATTCCATTATAGCCACTTCTTCCATTAATGCTTACCGCGGGAACCCGATTTTCATGGACTATTCGGCAACGAAAGGCGCGGTCACCTCATTTATTCGCAGTATCGCGCAAAGTCTTGCCGATAAAGGCATTCGTGCGAATTCAGTGGCGCCCGGGCCGGTATGGACGCCGTTAATTCCGTCATCGTTTGACGAAGAAGGCGTTGAAAATTTCGGTCAAAGCGGCTTGATCAACCGGCCGGGCCAACCTTCGGAACACGCTTGGCCTTATGTGATGTTAGCTGCTGACGAGTCTTCTTATATGACCGGGCAAGCGATTCACATTAACGGTGGCGACTATACGTCGTCTTGA
- a CDS encoding YndM family protein, whose amino-acid sequence MRYVGALIIKLLMITLMLWVFLGVFGGISLANILLVSVLLTGVSFLVGDLYVLKNFGNTLATVVDFVFIWVGLWALGAALFPFEGLVLYCITSAFFIAAGEGFFHLYMEKIVLTETESNLGRTSTRDLQTEFGSDVDIKSDVEKTNKKKK is encoded by the coding sequence TTGAGGTATGTTGGTGCTTTGATCATTAAATTACTAATGATTACGCTCATGTTATGGGTTTTTCTAGGCGTGTTCGGCGGGATTTCGCTTGCGAATATACTGCTCGTCAGTGTTCTACTCACTGGTGTTTCGTTTCTCGTCGGTGATTTGTATGTGTTGAAAAACTTCGGGAATACTTTGGCGACCGTCGTCGATTTTGTTTTCATATGGGTCGGACTATGGGCATTGGGCGCGGCTTTATTTCCATTTGAAGGACTTGTTTTATATTGCATCACTTCAGCTTTCTTTATTGCCGCGGGCGAAGGATTTTTCCACTTATACATGGAGAAAATCGTTTTGACAGAAACTGAATCAAATTTGGGTCGCACGTCAACGAGAGATCTGCAGACAGAATTTGGCTCAGACGTAGACATCAAATCCGATGTCGAAAAAACCAATAAGAAAAAGAAATAA
- a CDS encoding glycerol-3-phosphate responsive antiterminator translates to MDVFDGQKIIPAVKDMKDFERVLKREDAFFVVLEVHISQLARMRKVAREANKKMILHADLVQGLKSDRYAAEFLSQTIKPAGIISTRGDMLRIAKKNNIMAIQRMFLLDTIALHTSYQLAETVGPDVIELLPGIIPSYIRKVHEETGIDVIAGGLIETERDARQAIEAGARAVTTSRQNLWKAFRT, encoded by the coding sequence ATGGATGTGTTTGATGGACAGAAAATCATTCCGGCTGTAAAAGATATGAAGGATTTTGAACGTGTATTAAAACGAGAGGATGCATTTTTTGTTGTATTGGAAGTTCACATCTCCCAACTGGCCAGAATGCGGAAGGTGGCACGGGAAGCGAATAAAAAAATGATTCTTCACGCGGATCTTGTGCAAGGGCTTAAAAGCGATCGGTATGCGGCGGAATTTCTTTCCCAAACGATTAAACCCGCGGGCATTATTTCTACGCGAGGCGATATGCTCAGAATCGCTAAAAAAAATAACATCATGGCGATTCAGCGGATGTTTCTTTTGGACACAATCGCCTTGCACACGAGCTATCAACTGGCCGAAACGGTTGGGCCGGATGTGATCGAGTTGCTTCCGGGCATTATCCCTTCCTACATTCGCAAAGTGCATGAGGAAACGGGAATTGATGTTATCGCAGGCGGGCTGATCGAAACCGAAAGAGACGCTAGGCAAGCCATCGAGGCCGGAGCAAGAGCGGTTACAACGTCTCGGCAGAACCTTTGGAAAGCTTTCCGGACGTAG